The Primulina huaijiensis isolate GDHJ02 chromosome 12, ASM1229523v2, whole genome shotgun sequence genome has a window encoding:
- the LOC140990531 gene encoding uncharacterized protein → MAMQTGVAASKVLVIVGAGLTGSIILRSGHLSDIISQIQELIQRLNEAEKLPGKYDAALLATQVRLLAKEIKELSLSNPVTIFNGNSSSNGSYASYLLPTAALGAMGCCYVWWKGWSFSDIMFVTKQNMANAVESVSKQLEHVSEALASTRRHLSRRLENLDWKLDEQREISKLISNDVGDVKSNLNQIGYDIGLIQETLSGLEGKIELLESKQDMTNSGLWYLCHVAGNIEDGRSSKIMQDVGAKLIDNSTVLQEAERAKGLQFIIGDDEPNTVQKTSPGMDGKDANFPYKKMHSTNMRIHRSYPVGLSVARDILG, encoded by the exons ATGGCGATGCAAACGGGCGTTGCCGCCTCCAAAGTCCTCGTCATCGTCGGCGCAG GTTTAACTGGATCTATCATCTTGAGAAGTGGGCATTTGTCTGATATAATTTCGCAGATTCAAGAGTTGATACAAAGATTAAATGAAGCTGAAAAATTGCCTGGAAAGTATGATGCAGCCCTCCTAGCCACTCAA GTTCGATTATTAGCTAAAGAGATCAAGGAGTTGAGCTTATCGAATCCGGTTACGATATTTAATGGAAATTCATCCTCCAATG GGAGTTATGCCTCATACCTATTGCCTACTGCAGCTCTTGGTGCTATGGGATGTTGTTATGTGTGGTGGAAG GGCTGGTCATTCTctgatattatgtttgttaCAAAGCAAAACATGGCAAATGCTGTTGAATCTGTGTCTAAGCAGTTGGAGCATGTTTCTGAAGCATTGGCT TCAACAAGGAGACACCTATCAAGGAGACTGGAAAACTTGGATTGGAAACTTGATGAGCAGAGGGAGATATCAAAACTTATTTCCAATGAT GTTGGTGATGTGAAATCAAATCTCAATCAGATTGGTTATGATATTGGTTTGATTCAGGAGACATTATCTGGCCTG GAAGGAAAGATTGAGCTTCTTGAAAGCAAGCAG GATATGACAAATTCTGGTCTGTGGTATCTCTGTCACGTGGCTGGAAACATTGAAGATGGGCGGAGTTCGAAAATTATGCAG GATGTCGGGGCGAAGCTGATAGACAATTCGACTGTCTTGCAGGAGGCAGAGAGAGCAAAG GGGCTTCAGTTCATCATCGGTGACGACGAACCAAATACAGTACAGAAAACTTCCCCAGGTATGGATGGGAAAGACGCTAATTTTCCTTATAAAAAGATGCATTCTACAAATATGAGAATTCATCGTTCGTATCCCGTTGGCCTCTCTGTTGCTAGAGATATTTTGGGTTGA